One region of Xylanimonas ulmi genomic DNA includes:
- a CDS encoding 50S ribosomal protein bL37: MSKRGRKRRARKGNGANHGKRPNA, from the coding sequence ATGAGCAAGCGCGGTCGGAAGCGTCGCGCCCGCAAGGGCAACGGCGCCAACCACGGCAAGCGTCCCAACGCCTGA
- the aroA gene encoding 3-phosphoshikimate 1-carboxyvinyltransferase produces MTSTAPAGAPQPTAADLWAAPVTARPLDATVEVPGSKSLTNRLLVLAALADGPGTLRGALRSRDADLMIGALRTLGVGVEEGEAPSTLHVTPGPLTGDVDIDCGLAGTVMRFLPPVAALADGPVRFDGDPQARVRPMGPVLRALHALGVVVSAPGSPDLPSTLPFTVAGRGGLRGGAVDVDASASSQFVSGLLLAAARFEQGLTLRHVGTTLPSLPHIQMTVATLRDAGVRVDDSRDGIWVVTPGPISARDVRVEPDLSNAAPFLAAALVAGGRVSVPGWPAATTQPGALVPGLLEQMGASTSLSPDGVLTVTGDGTVRGVDVDLKAAGELAPTIAALAALADSPSRLRGIAHLRGHETDRLAALAAEITRLGGQAEETRDGLVITPRPLHGGVFHTYADHRMATSGALLGLRVPGVMVEDVETTAKTLPGFAGLWQAML; encoded by the coding sequence ATGACGTCGACCGCGCCCGCCGGGGCGCCCCAGCCCACCGCCGCCGACCTGTGGGCGGCGCCCGTCACCGCGAGGCCGCTCGACGCGACCGTCGAGGTCCCCGGCTCCAAGTCGCTGACCAACCGGCTGCTGGTGCTGGCGGCGCTCGCCGACGGGCCGGGCACGCTGCGTGGCGCACTACGCAGCCGCGACGCCGACCTCATGATCGGCGCGCTGCGCACGCTCGGCGTCGGCGTCGAGGAGGGTGAGGCGCCCTCCACGCTCCACGTCACCCCCGGCCCGCTGACGGGCGACGTCGACATCGACTGCGGTCTGGCCGGCACCGTCATGCGCTTCCTTCCGCCCGTCGCGGCGCTGGCCGACGGCCCCGTGCGCTTCGACGGCGACCCGCAGGCCCGCGTACGCCCCATGGGTCCGGTGCTGCGCGCGCTGCACGCCCTCGGCGTCGTCGTGAGCGCGCCCGGCTCCCCCGACCTGCCCTCGACGCTGCCATTCACGGTGGCCGGGCGCGGCGGCCTGCGCGGCGGCGCCGTGGACGTCGACGCGTCGGCGTCGAGCCAGTTCGTCTCGGGCCTGCTGCTGGCCGCCGCGCGGTTCGAGCAGGGTCTGACGCTGCGCCACGTCGGCACGACGCTGCCGAGCCTGCCGCACATCCAGATGACGGTCGCCACGCTGCGCGACGCCGGGGTGCGCGTCGACGACTCACGGGACGGCATCTGGGTGGTCACCCCCGGACCGATCTCCGCGCGCGACGTGCGCGTCGAGCCTGACCTGTCCAACGCGGCGCCGTTCCTGGCCGCCGCGCTCGTGGCCGGGGGCCGCGTGTCGGTGCCGGGGTGGCCGGCTGCGACCACGCAGCCGGGCGCGCTCGTGCCCGGGCTGCTGGAGCAGATGGGCGCCTCCACGTCGCTGTCGCCCGACGGCGTGCTCACGGTGACCGGAGACGGCACGGTGCGCGGCGTCGACGTCGACCTCAAGGCCGCGGGAGAGCTCGCCCCCACGATCGCCGCGCTCGCCGCGCTGGCCGACTCCCCCAGCCGCCTGCGCGGCATCGCGCACCTGCGCGGGCATGAGACCGACCGCCTGGCGGCGCTGGCGGCGGAGATCACACGGCTGGGCGGCCAGGCCGAGGAGACGCGCGACGGGCTCGTCATCACTCCCCGTCCCCTGCACGGCGGCGTGTTCCACACCTACGCCGACCACCGCATGGCCACCTCGGGCGCGCTGCTCGGCCTGCGGGTTCCCGGGGTCATGGTCGAGGACGTCGAGACCACCGCCAAGACCCTGCCCGGGTTCGCGGGGCTGTGGCAGGCGATGCTCTGA
- a CDS encoding PadR family transcriptional regulator, translating into MPPVFAHGELRLYLLALLEDGPRHGYELMTALSERFGGTYRPSAGTVYPRLARMEEEGLVRRDDAGRTAPYVLTEAGRALLDERRGDLRRLEHSVAETVRARADELRADVSAAMRGLRAELAAAAQEVRARPAPDVPPDPRRAQSYAARREVEALVQGFRADVLADLRRADVEGAISALTVETARTVLDGARAAIRATVRP; encoded by the coding sequence ATGCCACCGGTCTTCGCCCACGGCGAGCTGCGCCTGTACCTCCTGGCCCTGCTCGAGGACGGCCCGCGCCACGGGTACGAGCTCATGACCGCGCTGAGCGAGCGGTTCGGCGGCACCTACCGACCCAGCGCCGGCACGGTCTACCCGCGGCTGGCCCGCATGGAGGAGGAGGGGTTGGTGCGTCGCGACGACGCCGGGCGCACGGCGCCGTACGTGCTGACCGAGGCGGGCCGCGCGCTGCTCGACGAGCGCCGCGGCGACCTGCGCCGCCTGGAGCACTCCGTGGCCGAGACGGTCCGCGCCCGCGCGGACGAGCTGCGCGCCGACGTGAGCGCGGCGATGCGTGGCCTGCGGGCCGAGCTGGCCGCCGCGGCGCAGGAGGTGCGCGCCCGGCCCGCCCCCGACGTGCCGCCCGACCCGCGCCGGGCCCAGTCATACGCCGCGCGCCGCGAGGTCGAGGCGCTCGTGCAGGGGTTCCGCGCCGACGTGCTTGCCGACCTGCGCCGGGCCGACGTCGAAGGGGCGATCAGCGCGCTCACCGTCGAGACCGCGCGCACCGTGCTCGACGGCGCCCGGGCCGCGATCCGCGCCACCGTGCGCCCCTGA
- a CDS encoding aldose 1-epimerase family protein, with protein MSTQYDAHRSTGGYGVLVTLSEPEIVPAPSGAQYVISYAEHRAVIVEVGAMVREYTVGGRDVFVPFAQSEVAPVFNGAVLLPWPNRLRDGAYTVDGTTYELAQSEPARGNALHGLACWTRWSLVQTTASSVTLELALPAQKGWPFQLVSQARYALSDAGLEVTLTTRNVGVGTAPYGVGFHPWLSPGGASLDECTVRLDATTHVTVDERLLPTGTEPVAGPFDLVAERSLAGLDLDDAWLGVTRDAEGRSWCRLGRPDGRTPAVWMDESMDAWQVCSADHIPHFHRAGLAAEPMSCVADAFNTGERLVRLAPGDVHVVRWGATLL; from the coding sequence GTGAGCACACAGTACGACGCGCACCGCTCGACGGGCGGCTACGGTGTGCTCGTGACCCTGAGCGAGCCCGAAATCGTTCCAGCGCCCTCGGGCGCCCAATATGTCATCTCCTATGCCGAGCATCGTGCCGTGATCGTCGAGGTCGGCGCCATGGTCCGCGAGTACACGGTCGGCGGGCGCGACGTGTTCGTCCCCTTCGCGCAGAGCGAGGTGGCCCCCGTCTTCAACGGCGCGGTGCTGCTCCCGTGGCCCAACCGCCTGCGCGATGGCGCCTACACGGTCGACGGGACGACCTACGAGCTCGCCCAGAGCGAGCCCGCGCGCGGCAACGCGCTGCACGGCTTGGCGTGCTGGACCCGCTGGTCGCTTGTCCAGACCACCGCGAGCTCCGTGACGCTCGAACTGGCTCTGCCGGCGCAGAAGGGCTGGCCGTTCCAGCTCGTCTCGCAGGCGCGCTACGCGCTGTCCGACGCCGGGCTCGAGGTCACGCTCACGACACGCAATGTCGGCGTCGGGACGGCGCCCTACGGCGTCGGGTTCCACCCGTGGCTGTCGCCCGGCGGCGCGAGCCTCGACGAGTGCACGGTGCGCCTCGACGCGACGACGCACGTCACCGTCGACGAGCGCCTGCTGCCCACCGGCACGGAGCCGGTCGCCGGCCCGTTCGACCTGGTCGCCGAGCGCTCGCTCGCCGGACTCGACCTCGACGACGCCTGGCTCGGCGTCACCCGCGACGCCGAGGGCCGCTCGTGGTGCCGCCTCGGGCGCCCCGACGGGCGCACGCCCGCGGTGTGGATGGACGAGTCGATGGACGCCTGGCAGGTGTGCTCGGCCGACCACATCCCGCATTTCCACCGCGCGGGCCTCGCGGCCGAGCCGATGAGCTGCGTCGCGGACGCCTTCAACACCGGTGAGCGCCTGGTGCGCCTGGCGCCGGGTGACGTGCACGTCGTGCGCTGGGGCGCCACGCTGCTCTGA
- a CDS encoding aldo/keto reductase, which produces MERRVLGRTGRLVSVVGLGTWQLGADWGEVSDDDSRAVLEAALESGVTFYDTADVYGDGRSEQALGRFVKDHPDAGITVATKMGRRVDQTPENYVLANFREWTDRSRRNLGVDTLDLVQLHCPPTSVYSTAEVYDALDTLVAEGAVANYGVSVETCDEAIEAIKHPGVASVQIILNAFRLKPLEQVLPAASAAGVGVIARVPLASGLLSGRYTKETAFAPSDHRSYNRHGEAFDVGETFSGVDYDTGVTAAAEFAALTATLPGGLSPAQAAIAWIWQQPGVSTVIPGARSAEQARANAAAGAVPALGPLFASEIRELYDRHLRDQIHSRW; this is translated from the coding sequence ATGGAACGACGGGTTCTCGGCCGCACGGGCCGGCTTGTCTCGGTCGTCGGCCTAGGCACCTGGCAACTGGGCGCCGACTGGGGAGAGGTCAGCGACGACGACTCGCGGGCCGTCCTCGAGGCGGCGCTCGAGTCCGGAGTGACCTTCTACGACACCGCTGACGTCTACGGCGACGGGCGGTCCGAGCAGGCTCTCGGACGGTTCGTGAAGGACCATCCGGACGCTGGGATCACGGTGGCCACGAAGATGGGCCGCCGGGTCGACCAGACGCCCGAGAACTACGTGCTGGCCAACTTCCGCGAGTGGACCGACCGGTCGCGGCGCAACCTCGGCGTCGACACGCTCGATCTGGTCCAACTGCACTGCCCGCCGACGTCGGTCTACTCGACGGCGGAGGTCTACGACGCGCTCGACACCCTCGTGGCCGAGGGCGCGGTCGCGAACTACGGCGTCAGCGTCGAGACGTGCGACGAGGCGATCGAGGCGATCAAGCACCCCGGCGTGGCGAGCGTGCAGATCATCCTCAACGCCTTCCGCCTCAAGCCGCTCGAGCAGGTGCTGCCCGCCGCGTCGGCCGCCGGGGTCGGCGTCATCGCGCGGGTTCCGCTGGCCTCGGGTCTGCTGTCGGGGCGCTACACCAAGGAGACGGCGTTCGCGCCAAGCGACCACCGGTCCTACAACCGGCACGGGGAGGCGTTCGACGTCGGCGAGACGTTCTCGGGCGTCGACTACGACACGGGCGTGACGGCCGCGGCCGAGTTCGCGGCGCTGACGGCGACGCTGCCGGGCGGGCTGAGCCCCGCACAGGCCGCGATCGCCTGGATCTGGCAGCAGCCCGGCGTCTCGACCGTCATCCCGGGGGCGCGCAGCGCCGAGCAGGCGCGCGCCAACGCCGCCGCGGGCGCGGTCCCGGCGCTCGGTCCGCTGTTCGCCTCGGAGATCCGCGAGCTGTACGACCGCCACCTGCGCGACCAGATCCACTCTCGCTGGTGA
- the rsgA gene encoding ribosome small subunit-dependent GTPase A, with protein MARRGGRDEHEAFARPSKRGSRPRSKQRPEHADAVTGLVTGVDRGRYTLLLDEGGDDERAVLAMKARELSRTRAVVGDRVDVVGDTSGDKGTLARIVRIAERTSVLRRTADDTDPYERIVVANADQLVIVTALAQPEPRTGMIDRAVVAAYDAGMRVLLCLTKSDLAPADGLRGLYEPLGVDVVVTSTLTDPASLDAVRERLRGRVSVLLGHSGVGKSTLVNALVPGARRATGHVNDVTGRGRHTSTSAVALRLPGAQGWVVDTPGVRSLGLAHVEVDHVLAAFEDLDEAAAECPRGCTHLAEAPDCALDEWLEASPDAETRATRQARVVSFRRLLASRTASV; from the coding sequence ATGGCGCGACGGGGCGGGCGCGACGAGCACGAGGCGTTCGCTCGCCCGTCCAAACGGGGCAGCCGGCCCCGCTCCAAGCAGCGCCCCGAGCACGCCGACGCCGTCACGGGCCTGGTGACGGGCGTCGACCGCGGGCGCTACACGCTGCTGCTGGATGAGGGCGGCGACGACGAGCGGGCGGTGCTGGCGATGAAGGCGCGCGAGCTCTCGCGCACGCGCGCCGTCGTCGGCGACCGCGTCGACGTCGTCGGCGACACGAGCGGCGACAAGGGCACCCTGGCGCGCATCGTGCGGATCGCCGAGCGCACCTCGGTGCTGCGGCGCACCGCGGACGACACCGACCCGTATGAGCGCATCGTGGTCGCCAATGCGGACCAGCTCGTGATCGTCACAGCGCTGGCGCAGCCCGAGCCGCGCACCGGGATGATCGATCGCGCGGTCGTCGCGGCGTACGACGCCGGGATGCGCGTGCTGCTGTGCCTGACCAAGTCCGACCTCGCCCCGGCCGACGGGTTGCGCGGGCTCTATGAGCCGCTCGGAGTCGACGTCGTGGTCACCTCGACGCTCACCGACCCCGCCTCCCTCGACGCGGTGCGCGAGCGGCTGCGCGGGCGCGTCTCGGTGCTGCTGGGGCACTCGGGCGTCGGCAAGTCGACGCTGGTCAACGCGCTGGTGCCGGGCGCGCGGCGGGCGACCGGGCACGTCAACGACGTCACCGGGCGCGGACGGCACACCTCGACGTCGGCGGTGGCGCTGCGCCTGCCGGGCGCACAGGGCTGGGTGGTCGACACCCCGGGCGTCCGGTCGCTGGGCCTCGCGCACGTCGAGGTGGACCACGTGCTGGCCGCTTTCGAGGACCTGGACGAGGCCGCGGCCGAGTGCCCGCGCGGGTGCACGCACCTGGCCGAAGCGCCCGACTGCGCGCTCGACGAGTGGCTTGAGGCGTCGCCCGACGCCGAGACGCGGGCGACACGGCAGGCCCGTGTGGTGAGCTTTCGACGCCTTCTGGCCTCGCGCACCGCTAGCGTGTGA
- the hisN gene encoding histidinol-phosphatase encodes MSTDRTYEDDLRLAHVIADQVDALTMERFRALDLHVETKPDNTPVSDADKAAEEFIRAQLKRARTRDAVVGEEYGTAGGGARRWIIDPIDGTKNFVRGVPVWATLIALADGDEVVMGLVSAPALGRRWWAARGQGAWTGRALSSATRMNVSGVRAIEDASFSYASLGGWEERDKLGGFLDLTRRCYRTRGYGDFWSYMLVAEGAADIAAEPELQLYDMAALVPIVTEAGGRFTSLDGEPGPWGGNAVATNGRLHDEVLVYLG; translated from the coding sequence GTGAGCACCGATCGCACGTACGAGGACGACCTGCGACTGGCGCATGTGATCGCCGACCAGGTCGACGCCCTGACCATGGAGCGCTTCCGCGCCCTCGACCTGCACGTCGAGACCAAGCCGGACAACACGCCAGTCTCCGACGCCGACAAAGCCGCCGAGGAGTTCATCCGCGCGCAGCTCAAGCGAGCCCGCACGCGGGACGCCGTGGTGGGAGAGGAGTACGGCACGGCCGGTGGCGGCGCGCGGCGCTGGATCATCGACCCCATCGACGGCACCAAGAACTTTGTGCGCGGCGTGCCCGTGTGGGCCACGCTCATCGCACTCGCCGACGGCGACGAGGTCGTCATGGGCCTGGTGTCCGCCCCGGCGCTCGGGCGGCGCTGGTGGGCCGCCCGCGGCCAGGGCGCGTGGACCGGCCGCGCGCTCTCCTCGGCCACGCGCATGAACGTCTCGGGGGTGCGCGCCATCGAGGACGCCTCGTTCTCCTACGCCTCGCTCGGCGGCTGGGAGGAGCGCGACAAGCTCGGCGGGTTCCTCGACCTGACGCGCCGCTGCTACCGCACGCGCGGCTACGGAGACTTCTGGTCATACATGCTCGTGGCCGAGGGCGCCGCCGACATCGCGGCCGAGCCCGAGCTCCAGCTCTACGACATGGCCGCGCTCGTGCCGATCGTGACCGAGGCGGGCGGACGCTTCACCTCGCTCGACGGCGAGCCCGGTCCGTGGGGCGGCAACGCCGTGGCGACCAACGGGCGCCTGCACGACGAGGTCCTGGTCTACCTCGGCTGA
- a CDS encoding DoxX family membrane protein, translating into MLLRRIARPLLAAPFVYDGVQAALHPDEHVEAARGLADQVTDRLGVARLTDANLTLAVRAHGGLTAALGVGLGVGLLPRVASLKLAALTAPLAVAHQPFTTRGPERAEKSARFVRALGLVGGALLAGLDTEGKPGLSWRVSNARRLKAQARQADVRHAD; encoded by the coding sequence ATGCTGCTGCGTCGTATCGCCCGCCCCCTCCTGGCCGCTCCGTTCGTGTACGACGGCGTCCAGGCGGCCCTGCACCCCGACGAGCACGTCGAGGCCGCGCGAGGACTCGCCGACCAGGTCACCGACCGTCTGGGCGTCGCCCGGCTCACCGACGCGAACCTCACGCTCGCCGTGCGCGCGCACGGCGGGCTCACGGCGGCGCTCGGCGTCGGGCTGGGCGTCGGGCTCCTGCCGCGTGTCGCCTCGCTCAAGCTCGCGGCGCTCACGGCGCCGCTGGCGGTGGCACACCAGCCGTTCACCACCAGGGGCCCCGAGCGCGCCGAGAAGTCCGCGCGGTTCGTGCGCGCGCTCGGGCTCGTCGGGGGCGCGCTGCTCGCCGGGTTGGACACCGAGGGCAAGCCGGGGCTGTCGTGGCGGGTGAGCAACGCCCGCAGGCTCAAGGCGCAGGCGCGCCAGGCCGACGTCCGCCACGCTGATTAG
- a CDS encoding DUF4097 family beta strand repeat-containing protein, producing MAAEHWTVTGPQTLELEGVTSLSVRCVDGRVDVVAHDEPVTRVEAHAVDGRALEVRLDDDGRLVVGHETLSGWKAFFENFADFTGRARADLQVAVPRAVPVSAGLVRGDVLVAGTRAATRVHTVTGSALAADVRGPLDVNTVSGEVTVRDLRGDVRANSVSGDLTVTGAVPSADISTVSGNVTLDLHEQPRWVRCNAVSGSFVVRVPDAEAVRARLTGVGGRLVVGGVEASGFGTKTLGPSGSVPTTLEANVVTGDVTVIGASVGAR from the coding sequence ATGGCGGCAGAGCACTGGACCGTGACCGGTCCGCAGACCCTCGAGCTCGAGGGCGTCACGTCGTTGTCGGTGCGGTGCGTCGACGGGCGCGTCGACGTCGTCGCGCACGACGAGCCGGTGACGCGGGTCGAGGCGCACGCGGTCGACGGCAGGGCGCTCGAGGTGCGCCTTGACGACGACGGCCGGCTCGTCGTCGGACACGAGACGCTCAGCGGCTGGAAGGCGTTCTTCGAGAACTTCGCCGACTTCACGGGGCGCGCCCGCGCCGACCTGCAGGTGGCCGTGCCGCGCGCCGTGCCCGTCAGCGCCGGCCTCGTGCGCGGCGACGTGCTGGTGGCCGGAACCCGCGCCGCGACACGCGTGCACACGGTCACCGGCTCCGCGCTCGCCGCCGACGTGCGCGGACCGCTCGACGTCAACACCGTCTCGGGCGAGGTCACCGTGCGCGACCTGCGCGGCGACGTGCGCGCGAACAGCGTCTCGGGCGACCTGACCGTCACGGGCGCCGTCCCGTCCGCCGACATCAGCACGGTCTCGGGCAACGTCACGCTCGACCTGCACGAGCAGCCGCGCTGGGTGCGCTGCAACGCCGTGTCCGGGTCGTTCGTCGTGCGCGTGCCCGACGCCGAGGCCGTGCGCGCGCGACTGACCGGCGTGGGCGGGCGGCTCGTGGTGGGCGGCGTCGAGGCGAGCGGGTTCGGGACCAAGACGCTCGGGCCGAGCGGCTCGGTCCCCACGACGCTGGAGGCGAACGTCGTCACGGGCGACGTGACCGTCATCGGCGCGAGCGTGGGAGCCCGCTGA
- a CDS encoding sigma-70 family RNA polymerase sigma factor: MSYAPCPSRPAPPVAQVAAPRPVETVRLFAFPAEVDGVTKERASARAWPPGAMVQGLGSSAMSDDLTDERDTDLGEPGTARAPEGEDATARAARFERDAIVHLDQLYSAALRMTRNPADAEDLVQETFAKAFAAFHQYRPGTNLKAWLYRILTNTFINSYRKKQREPQQSQTDDVEDWQIARAASHTSQGLRSAEAEALDRLPDSDVKRALAQLPEDRRMVVYYADVEGFPYKEIAEIMGTPIGTVMSRLHRGRKQLRELLADYAAERGLVAPHVPAQAHGGTK, translated from the coding sequence ATGTCGTACGCACCCTGCCCCAGCCGACCCGCGCCACCCGTCGCGCAGGTCGCCGCGCCTCGTCCCGTCGAGACGGTCCGGCTGTTCGCCTTCCCCGCCGAGGTCGACGGCGTGACCAAGGAGCGCGCGTCGGCGAGGGCCTGGCCGCCCGGCGCGATGGTCCAGGGGCTAGGCTCGTCGGCGATGAGCGACGACCTGACCGACGAGCGGGACACCGACCTGGGCGAGCCCGGGACGGCCCGCGCCCCCGAGGGCGAGGACGCCACCGCGCGCGCGGCGCGCTTTGAGCGGGACGCGATCGTGCACCTGGATCAGCTCTACTCGGCCGCGCTGCGCATGACGCGCAACCCCGCCGACGCCGAGGACCTGGTGCAGGAGACCTTCGCCAAGGCGTTCGCGGCATTCCACCAGTACCGTCCGGGCACCAACCTCAAGGCGTGGCTGTACCGGATCTTGACGAACACGTTCATCAACAGCTACCGCAAGAAGCAGCGTGAGCCGCAGCAGTCCCAGACCGACGACGTCGAGGACTGGCAGATCGCGCGCGCGGCGTCGCACACCTCGCAGGGCCTGCGCTCTGCCGAGGCAGAGGCCCTGGACCGCCTGCCCGACTCCGACGTCAAGCGCGCCCTCGCGCAGCTTCCGGAGGACCGCCGCATGGTCGTCTACTACGCCGACGTCGAGGGCTTCCCCTACAAGGAGATCGCCGAGATCATGGGCACGCCCATCGGCACCGTGATGTCCCGGCTCCACCGCGGTCGCAAGCAGCTGCGTGAGCTGCTCGCCGACTACGCCGCGGAGCGAGGGCTGGTCGCACCCCACGTCCCTGCGCAGGCGCACGGAGGCACGAAGTGA
- a CDS encoding GDSL-type esterase/lipase family protein, translated as MTARAVRICVVGDELSVGVGDPRALGWVGRVMARSHFDHPAMHFTLAVPGETTSGLGARWQPEVATRFGPGAECENRLVVALGRHDVTAGLSIARSRLNLANILDVAANGSVAAFVVGPPPGRPEDGDRIAELSAAFEDVASRRRVPYVDTYTPLAHHEQWLADLAQNASLYPGQAGYGLMAWLVLHTGWHAWLGLPDQE; from the coding sequence GTGACCGCACGAGCGGTGCGCATCTGCGTGGTCGGCGACGAGTTGAGCGTGGGGGTCGGTGACCCTCGTGCGCTGGGCTGGGTGGGCCGCGTCATGGCACGGTCGCACTTCGACCATCCCGCGATGCACTTCACGCTCGCGGTGCCGGGCGAGACGACGTCGGGGCTCGGCGCCCGTTGGCAGCCGGAGGTCGCCACGCGGTTCGGTCCTGGCGCCGAGTGCGAGAACCGGCTGGTGGTCGCGCTCGGTCGGCACGACGTCACGGCGGGGCTCTCGATCGCGCGCTCGCGGCTCAACCTCGCCAACATCCTGGACGTGGCCGCGAACGGCAGCGTGGCGGCGTTCGTCGTCGGCCCGCCGCCCGGACGGCCTGAGGACGGCGACCGGATCGCCGAGCTGTCGGCGGCGTTCGAGGACGTCGCCTCGCGTCGGCGTGTGCCCTACGTCGACACCTACACACCCCTGGCCCACCACGAGCAGTGGCTCGCGGACCTCGCGCAGAACGCCTCGCTCTACCCCGGGCAGGCCGGCTACGGGCTGATGGCGTGGCTCGTGCTGCACACCGGGTGGCACGCCTGGCTGGGGCTGCCCGACCAGGAGTGA
- a CDS encoding PLP-dependent aminotransferase family protein, which translates to MARRRATVTPCLALDPAVRPATERVVRGVVRALRDGLIKDGDPMPSSRALADASGIARSSVVCAYERLAGMGVLIAVQGRATAVRLGAARLVDPATPEPPRAPPRRAPDSIDLSVPGGAASEALDPKDWNRAWRRAIAPLAPDACLSDALVDFLRTTRGIVTTPEELVLRPSLGAALGDVIDAFDLTGREIAIEDPCLPGLQRRLAMSGCRVRCVPVDEQGLRVDLLGNEVAAVHVTPARQWPTGAPLSAERRAALLDWSRRTGGVIIENDHDALFVFDSAPSVPLFAQARGDDACENLVYLGSSAKLVATDLQVVWLVGARRAPGRDEASAPVCGFTARALADYLTSGALYRQHARTLRLVQDRRDALVAALAARAPTVRVRGAGSGTEAVVVLPAGADPFRIARAVREAGFRCSTLGDFAVHAQRAALVVDYSNLPALAARGFAVALASALGPGAERAIRSPGRR; encoded by the coding sequence ATGGCCCGACGTCGAGCCACCGTGACCCCGTGCCTCGCCCTCGACCCCGCGGTCCGACCTGCGACCGAACGCGTGGTGCGCGGCGTGGTGCGGGCGCTGCGCGACGGGCTGATCAAGGACGGCGACCCGATGCCGTCGTCGCGCGCGCTCGCCGACGCCAGCGGGATCGCCCGCTCATCGGTGGTGTGCGCCTACGAGCGCCTGGCCGGGATGGGCGTGCTCATCGCGGTGCAGGGACGCGCGACGGCGGTGCGGCTCGGGGCGGCCCGCCTCGTCGACCCCGCCACACCGGAGCCGCCGCGCGCGCCGCCGCGTCGAGCGCCCGACTCCATCGACCTGTCGGTGCCCGGAGGCGCCGCATCCGAGGCGCTCGACCCCAAGGACTGGAACCGCGCGTGGCGGCGCGCCATCGCGCCGCTCGCGCCGGACGCCTGCCTGAGCGACGCCCTGGTCGACTTCCTTCGCACGACCCGCGGGATCGTCACCACCCCGGAAGAGCTTGTTCTGCGCCCGAGCCTGGGCGCCGCGCTGGGCGACGTCATCGACGCGTTCGACCTGACCGGCCGCGAGATCGCGATCGAGGACCCCTGCCTGCCGGGCCTCCAGCGCCGCCTGGCGATGTCCGGGTGCCGGGTGCGCTGCGTCCCCGTCGACGAGCAGGGGCTGCGCGTCGACCTGCTCGGCAACGAGGTCGCCGCCGTGCACGTGACCCCCGCACGGCAGTGGCCCACAGGGGCGCCCCTGAGCGCCGAGCGCCGGGCCGCCCTGCTGGACTGGTCGCGCCGCACCGGCGGCGTCATCATCGAGAACGACCACGACGCGCTGTTCGTCTTCGACTCGGCCCCCTCCGTGCCGCTGTTCGCTCAGGCCCGCGGCGACGACGCCTGCGAGAACCTGGTCTACCTCGGCTCCTCGGCCAAGCTCGTCGCCACCGACCTGCAGGTCGTGTGGCTCGTCGGCGCGCGTCGGGCGCCCGGTCGCGACGAGGCGTCGGCGCCCGTCTGCGGGTTCACGGCGCGCGCGCTGGCCGACTACCTCACCTCAGGCGCCCTCTACCGCCAGCACGCCCGCACGCTGCGGTTGGTCCAGGATCGGCGCGACGCCCTCGTCGCCGCGCTCGCGGCTCGCGCGCCCACCGTGCGCGTGCGCGGCGCGGGCAGCGGCACCGAGGCTGTCGTCGTCCTGCCCGCCGGAGCCGACCCCTTCCGGATCGCGCGCGCGGTGCGCGAGGCGGGCTTCCGCTGCTCGACCCTCGGCGACTTCGCGGTGCACGCGCAACGCGCCGCCCTGGTGGTGGACTACAGCAACCTTCCGGCGCTCGCGGCGCGCGGCTTCGCCGTCGCGCTCGCCTCGGCCCTCGGCCCGGGGGCCGAACGGGCTATCCGGTCGCCTGGACGGCGGTGA
- the rsrA gene encoding mycothiol system anti-sigma-R factor, with amino-acid sequence MSKPIPHDTTGESECEHALVHLYEFLDSEMTPDDEQRMRDHLAHCSPCLAELSAEEIVKKLVRRSCAERAPEALRVRIHAQLTVMTTG; translated from the coding sequence GTGAGCAAGCCGATCCCGCACGACACCACGGGCGAGTCCGAGTGCGAGCACGCGCTCGTGCACCTGTACGAGTTCCTCGACTCGGAGATGACGCCCGACGATGAGCAGCGCATGCGTGACCACCTCGCGCACTGCTCGCCGTGCCTCGCCGAGCTCAGCGCCGAGGAGATCGTCAAGAAGCTCGTGCGGCGCTCGTGCGCCGAGCGCGCCCCCGAGGCGCTGCGCGTGCGCATCCACGCGCAGTTGACGGTGATGACGACGGGCTGA